A portion of the Corynebacterium occultum genome contains these proteins:
- a CDS encoding heavy-metal-associated domain-containing protein produces the protein MSAPTALKNTTLRAEGFSCPSCVAKIENKLHGLDGVESAEVKFSSGRILVTHDPQQVSVRNLVDAVAEVGYTAKPSAY, from the coding sequence ATGAGCGCCCCGACCGCCCTGAAGAACACCACCCTCCGCGCTGAAGGCTTCTCCTGCCCCAGCTGTGTGGCCAAGATCGAGAATAAGTTGCATGGCCTGGACGGCGTGGAGTCCGCTGAGGTGAAGTTCTCCTCCGGCCGCATCCTGGTAACGCATGATCCGCAACAGGTCAGCGTCCGGAACCTGGTGGATGCCGTCGCCGAGGTTGGTTATACGGCTAAACCCTCCGCCTATTGA